aaattccctatccgaacgagaatcagtggggttgcatgaagaatattcagggcgtattgaaacaagttcgttgagaacttactcgacGAACGGCTGCATCTcgggaaggttggtcaacacatatagcatgacacttcgccactcttcatttcccaatatcttattggtcgatccacttgcgctgccgagttggccttggaacaggctgtgggtccattcattttcgccaacattgtaacgagggagtggattatgattgctaggaactttcggcttgtagtatagtgttgtgaagtttgccacctcctcccttagacttgcctctacaatggaagcctcaattctggctttatttgtatatttcttgcgaagagtctttagacatctctcgattggatagcaccaccaGGCTTGCAtggcccccccaaacgtgcctcagacaggaggtgcacaatcagatgctgcatgggcaagaagaagctgggtggaaagatcttctccagcttacagagcaacacatgtgccgctttttccaagtcctgagcgatggtccgagatatctccttggcacaaagctgacggaagaaaaagctcaactctgccagcacttgccagacatgatcagggacatagcctcagaccatcgccggaagaagccgctcaatccatatgtggtagtcatgactcttcatcccgttgactcataaagtgcctaagttcactcccctgctcagattcgctgcatatccatctgggaacattaacgtattgatccattttagtacttccctcctttgatcgggttCCAAGACGAAATCAACCTtaggtcttttccattgtttatttcggccactaggaggccgcatctcttgcttcggtctatcacacaacatcgctaggtccactctagccttaatgttgtccttagacttgtcagtgttcatgagagttccccaaagtgcctcggcaatATTCTTTttggtgtgcattacatcaatgttatgtggcagaagaaggtcatcgaaataggggagcctcgtcaagccggacttatgagtccacatatgttcctcaccatatcccacaaaaccacctccttcattgggtacgagagcatctatctgagcacgcacctcagcaccactcttcatgcgcggttgagggtctatcactgcaacacctttcataaagttcttgatgtcttgtctaaatggatggttagaagggaggaattgacgatgcctgtcgaacgatgaatacttgccacccttcttcaaccaaatgaacctcacagcttccttgcatattgggcacgggaacttcccgtggacacactaGGCGACGAAtaacccatacgctaggaagtcatgcagggagtagtggtaccaaacatgcatcttgaaggatgattttgtagctcagtcgtatgtccatacccccttctcccaagcatcgatcaattcattaatcataggctccatgtacacacccatattactccccgggtgtccaggaattatcaacgataagaagatgttatgccgttgaaaggagatgccgggggggagattcagggggataacaaacacgggccaacatgtgtatggggcagacaactgtccataaggattgaacccatctgttgccagcgcgacacgtacattacgagcctcagctgctttgtcaggatgtttgtcattaaagtacgtccatgcttcggcatcggacggatgcaccatcgtccatggcttgtaccgtacaccttctttatgccatgtcatctgtttcacggattccttGGTCATGAAAAGTTGTTGGATCCTCGGCACAAACGGAAGGGATCATAGGACTTTCGCGGGGatcgtaagctgcctcttctagccatctctagagtctacctccaggtaccttgaggatttacacttcggacagtactttgcatccttgtgatctttcctaaataagacgcaccccttcggacaaacatgtatcttgtcatatggcatcttaagcatacgaagtagtttctgtgactcgtgcaagttcttcggcagaatgtgcttCTCTGGTAGCATgttgccaaacacggccaacatcttatcaaagccttcgcgacttagatttaactcggccttcaaccccataacacatccaatggcatccagctaagaaaccgttgtactctcatgaaggggtttctatgccgagtccaacatttcgtagaaggccttatcggcttcctccatctcctccttctcacgtccttctATGAAGTGAGCTTAgtgagtgtcatctagcatgtctgctactccggcatcatcatcaaaagcctcaagGCGTGGTCTCACTACCTCCGCTCTTAtatgatctgcttcaccatggtggatccaccgatggtagccagccgtataaccattgtacacaagatgtttacctaggtcaccttgtctacccttctgttgttgtcacatttgctacagggacaccaaagtttagaatgtcctttagctacacccgagctccatgcatgttccaagaaagcatttgtcccattcacccactcaatgtcaaagtcactcctgcttctctggcccgtgtacatccactgacggtcttccatccttccacatatatagcacatagtaatgtaaccatcaattgcatctacgtggtgttcctactctctaataggtgaggataggtcctaatcccacccgcggatgcatagatgaggttagtttccatgctccgctccctatccgagatagaatttcggcagcacctccccaccgttctcccgatacacatcctgcaagggagagtgtgtatccagagaacaacaaggaggtgatgccgaaagtctgccttggaccggagcggaccatggaaactaacctcatctacgcatccacgggttgtccaaaaaatgtggacaatcggaaacagatacggtcgcagatatgcaaagatccgcatacctccgaccgtatctgtttcagacgggagacgcctaactggatTACGCgacctacgaccatgatacggatagAGGGGCTATACCTAAGGTGCCGGTGAGGTTAGGCTAGCTTGGCGGTgtcgagtcggtgcagtggcgaggcgatgcggtgcaggtAGACCCGCAACGCCCACGAAGATGATCGGGGTCCTCTGGTCCCCTCCGATGGATCCTCTGCAATATAAAAAGGCAACAGGTTAGTATTTGTTAAAAaattcgacagcacctcccctgcacggtgaggtttccataaCCTGCAAAAAAGAACGACAtgaaggccgacattcacaatGGCATGAAGGCCGACAACGATGGGCAGCTATAGCACTCGCACTAGCAGCAGGAGCACAGTAGCACTCACAGTGCCTTAGCACAAAAAGGACGCGGATAGGGAAAAAAACAGGGATATCGTAGTCAATTTGAACCTTTCGTTCATCTATTCAAACTATCTATTATATGTAGcagccagccagccaacagttCCTGCATCCCAAACAGCAGTGTAGCCGTTCCTATAGTGGCAAATACAGTAGTCTGTAGCTGCAGCTCTGAGATAGCAGCCGATGGGCTGTGCAGCTGTAGCAGCAGCTCAATCAACCACAGAAATCTCAAGCGAGCAGATGTCCGCTTATATCAAGGTAGGAAATGGCTAGAGTCGAGAAGTTGATGAAATTGTCTAGTGGGAAGAGGAGGCATGCAGGAAGCAGATATGAGCAGCTCAGATCATCACTTTCACCATATGAGAGAGGGTAGTGAAGACAGCTTTGGCCAGGCGAGGAGCTTACACCACCTGATGGCTGTGAAGCACAGAATTTCCTAATGGGTAGAACAATCTAGCAACCACACGTTGGAGCATGGTCGTGAGTCAGAGTTAAGAATTTCGGTTGACATTCACGGAAAACTGATGAAAACTATTTCTACCAGCCTGGTCCAGTAGAAGTCCATAACAGCTGTAGATTGTGGCCAGTTTTCGTAATTTTTTTTGCGAGCAGAGTTGGATAAGGCCATGATTTGTGATAATTGAGGTTTTCTTTTCTACATGTAATACCCATCTGTTGCTTTTTTTATGCAAAGCAGGGTATTGGTGGGATCAAGACATGATCTATCTCAGTGTCTTTCTGTAATAACACCAGTGTTAGTGTTTCCAACATTCTGACAAAACTTGTTTCGATTTGCAGACATATTATTCTATTTCCAAGTGAAATATGTGGTTCTAGTaatgatatttatattttttaatcATTTTAATAGTTAATGAGAACATGAAAGAGATATAGTTCCTAACGATTACGTTTTCCGTAGCAGCACACACTATGAGGTCATAAAAGATAGGACCTGTGATATGCATGAagtacatgaatattagcactaTGCAGAAACAGAAAGTTAACCATCACTAGGGTGGCCATCCTTATAGCCAAAACCAAACCAAACCTCTGTATCAATATAAAGCTTAGCTTATTTTATAATTGCCGCACACCTTAGAAATGGCTAGAGAGGTTTAAACAAGGGAGAAATTCCTACAGAGGTCCAAGCATATCATGCGTACAATAGTTTACCAAAGGTAAAACATACTACGTAGCTAGGCAGCCGTTTACCAATGGATGGCAAATTATTTGAGATGTATATTTCAGATCGATGTACGTATACATATGCAAAGCATCAGGAAGGAAGAGTATACTGTACTACGTACCTAGCCCTGCGGTTCTGGAACCAGACCTCCACTTGCCTGGGCCGCAGCGCGAGCTTACCAGCCAAGGCCTCCTTTTGCTTCTGCAGGGAAAAAAGTCGCATTTTCCAACGCCATTAAATTTCTTTCCATTGCACAGCTAGCTCAGGCATCAGCATGACAGTAGTATACTCTACTACTCCATGTTGCAAATGTCAGGAAGGAAGTTTTATATTAACTGCTTAGATGTGTTTATGCTTATTCCTCGGATTTTTTTTATGCTCCATCAAAATGTGCCTCACTGTGCCAATAAAGCACATTTTGTTACATGGATATGCTTGCTATGTATGTTTTGTACTCTGTATAGGAGTAGCTAGGTAAGGTAAGTGGTAAAAAACCATTTTCTCAGCAGTGTACTGTTTTTGCAGGTGCCAGGTAGATCTCTTGTACGCCGATCAATTTTTCTTTTTTCAGAAATGGTATGCGAGTAGCTGCAGTTATGTAGTTGAGTTTAAGGATGAAGTTGAAAGAACTAAAAGAATCTTCAGAGGCACTCCAAAATCAGAATTCTATGCTTCAATCTGAGAAGAGAACTCTTGTCCACCAGGTATGACTCAAAAATTACTATTTTCCTAAcagcaacaaagccttttagtagGCTAAAAAGATACTATTTTCCTGCTCTCATAACAAAGGTTTGGTCCACCTTCTCAGTAATTACATTCCTATTTTAGGTTGAGGGCATCACTGTAACTCTGCTGAATTTGGAAAGGCAATACAAAGAACTAGGAAGGCGACACTCAGATCTGCAGAAGGAGAAGGACTTGGTGCTTGATGAAGTGATCAAGATACAGGAACAGATAAGGCTTGAGAGGAAGGAGCATGAAGATTGTACACACTCAAGCAACACTAGATTCGATGCTCTACAAAAAAAGATTAGCCTACTGCTAGAAGAGGGTAGGAACAGAGAGGTGCAGCTTGGAGAGGAGGAGCTCAAGATTGTCAAAGCTCAGATAGAGATATTTGTCTTGCAGCAGTGTTTGAATGACATGGTGGAAGTAAATTCTGAAATTGCAGCACAACTGCAAAAGAATAAAGAAATATGCAAGGTCCAGGAGGGGAAAATGTACAGCTTATCACAGCATAATCAGAAACTAACTGAAGGGATTGATTCAGTAGTGAGAGTATTGCATCTGGATCAGAAGTATGAATCCTTAGACCAAATGAAGCTTGAAATCATTGTGCAGCTCATCTTAAATGAGATGTTACTGGGCCACTGCTCtgtactaactactaactactaaacACTGGGACTTCCGGATTTACCTTAGGACTTAAGAATACGTAAAACACTTTGATGTCCATTATAGGGTGAAACATAACTATGTAGTGGACACTACCAGATGCCTCCTTTTCATTACCAAAAGAACACCCAAATTGGATCATACCCAAAACACTTCCAATTAGAATATCCAGCATGAATGTTTTATGTCTATCTCGGTTGCTGAATCAAATCATTTGTAGGTTAAAACTTTTGACAAAATGCTCAAGAAGGCAGACATAGTCATAACGCCCATAAAAAATATCATGACAAAATTAGTAAAGTGATGGTTAAGATTCAGCAACAAACTGGAAATCACATATAGGAAGATCTATTTGTAGGCAATTGGAAAAAAACTACTACCCCGCAATTTCATCCGAAAACATCAGGTTACTACCAAATTGGACATGGAAAACAGCAATTTCACCTAGAAAAACATCAGCATTTTGATAACATGCAGAAGATTACTGCTTTGAGCACAATTATAGTGTACAAATAGAAAGTTAAACATGAGTGCATATGAACAAAGGATAAGGATGAGTTTAGCTGTGTGCAATAGAAGACACAAGAATTCCACAGCAATACCTCGTAGACTAATTGGGTATGCATGTTGACAGAAAAAAGACTAAAGAAGACAAAAGATCATTGAATAGGAAGAATTGGTAAAGTTTTAGTTTTATGCTACTGCAAACATGTCTAAGACAAGGAGCTTCGAATAATGACTTTTAAGTGATCATATCTCCTTCAAGGAGTGTGCAATACACATCCACTACTTGACCAACTTAAATGTTAGTCCTTAGTTGTTATCTCTACAACTAGAGAATCGGCAATAGTTGCCTTGCTGGTTAGGTGGAACAATGTGGTGTTGAAAAGAAATTATCACTTGGTGGGGGACGCAGCCAATTGGCAACTTGCAGGGTTATTAACCCAAACACAAAGTAGCTACTCAACTAGCAGTTGCATTTCTGAACTGGTAACTGTTGTGCCCATAAAAGCACATAGTTTGTCTCCCCAAATATTAATAGTTGCCCTCCTCAACAGTACTGCTTTCCCAGAAGTAGTTGCATTCCTAAGGAAAAAGCTACTGCAAATTGTGCCCCAAAACTAAGCAACAGGAGTCTCATTCTTTTATTCCTTTATTAAGCTTGTTATATGGAAACAGATATGCAGACTGAATACAAATAGGTCACTCAAAGGAAGAGGTTGTTAGAAGCttgcaaagcaaacaaataaaTGCTGATGCCCCTACGTCCCTCACTCCCTCAGCATTAATACATTATTAAAAAAACTGAGATGTAGTTACAAGAACAGTTACCATTTGAAAGAGATTTATAAAGCAATAGCAACTGAGGTGAGTGTGGACTGTGGAGGCTCACCGGCTGCGACGGGCAGACGTACACCCACCGGCCGCGCTGCTCGTCCCAACTCCACCGCGCAGCGGCCGCGCCCGTAGACACATAGCGGGGCCCGCTCAATGTATTCCACGACGCGGATgaagtcctcgtcctcctccgcgtCGCCGCCGGAGCTGGCGTCGGCGAAGTCGAACGGCTGCCTCAGTTGGGCGCCGTGGATGGCCGACACCACCGCACGGGGGGAGGAGGGCCGGCCGCCAGTGGAGCCGGGGCGGCCGGGCGTAGGGGGCCGCCGGTGGTGGCCGGCGTAGGGGGGAGGAGGGCCGGCCGGGCTCGGGGCTGCCGGGCGCAGCTACAGGAGGCCGCCGGCGGTGGTGGCTAGGGTGGAAGAGGGGGGCTAGCGTGGGGCGCGGGGCGGCCGCCGGTGGGAGCTGAGGTCGGGGGAGGGGCGCCCAGGCGCTGGGCGGCGCGTAGGCGGGGCGGCCAGCGGCATGGCGGGCAGGCGGCGAGGTgagcggcggggggggggggggggggggtaaagaACGGAGCACGGGCGTGGGCCGGAGGGAAAAAGAGGGATTTTGGGGATTTTGGGTCGACGTCGGGTTTTTAGGTTTTGGGCCTTTGCCGAaggcccagatccagggccctcgacaaagatgtttttattttttttaaaaaaaaatctttgccgagtgcccctagcccagcactcggcaaagacagtctttgccgagtgccaagctggcactcggcaaattttcaattttttttgtttttttaccccaaattttttgttgggcccgcctacactgtttacaacttcatgttcaaatttggtgctttttctagtttttttgttatatttggttgattaatttgattatgttgaatttttatatataattcaaatttgaactgcaagtgcatggaatattataatctagtgcttcgaaaaatattattcatggtatttggtgtatgttgagtctctatccatgaactcgcatcaaatttcgcgcatcttattcacgtaacatgacgagtcacttgccggaaaagtgttttaaaattatataaagtccatacgaagtccaaaaatcacgaaacttgtcaagGTGTCATGTTattgcatgtgtaggctgtggtaaaaaattgagaatgtttcgagcaagttgcgacgtcagatgcataaaacccaaacattctcaattttttaccacagcctacacatgcgataacatgacacctcgacaagtttcatgatttttggacttcgtatggacttcatataattttaaaacactttttcgacaagtggctcgtcatgttacgtgaagaagatgcgcgaaatttgatgcgagttcgtggatagagactcaacatacaccaaataccatgaataacattttttgaagcactagattacaatattccatgcacttgcagttcaaatttaaattatatataaaaattcaacataatcaaattaatcaaccaaatataaaaaaaactagaaaaagcaccaaatttgaacatgaagttgtaaacaatgtaggcggtcccaacaaaaaatttggggtcaaaaaacaaaaaaaattgaaaatttgccgagtgccagcttggcactcggcaaagaccgtctttgccgagtgctaggccaggggcactcggcaatgaattttttaaaagaaaattttcaaaaacggttaaaaagtctttgtcgagggcctaacggtgatgccctcGACAAATATTGACGGCAGGGGATGGACGTCGTGTCAGGCGGTGTTGCCGAGGGCcggacctttgccgagggcttagccctcggcaaagaattatttttGCCGTATGCTTGTATTTGCCGAGggctgttctttgccgagggctaggccctcggcaaagactctttgccgagtgcccgagcattttccctcggcaaatcctcaggccctcggcaaagatgctctgtccggtagtgaGTGGGCGCGAGGCGGCCAGGGGCCTCGTGGGAGGCGTCCAGGTGCTCGGTCTCGGCTGTAGGTGCTCGGCCTCACTACGTGAAAAAAAGGTTTGTAGCAAGGGcatgaattttttgtaggggcggctggtgatgaagccgcccctacagtggcgtgctcgggaggccagagaccagccgcccctacaaatggaacagcaggggcggctggtgatacgagccgcccctacaaatgggtctgatttttaggggcggctcactcactagccgccctcggtgtttctatttgtaggggcggctggtgattgagccgcccctacaaatgcctcaCGTACAGTGAATAAGTCACCCACCCAAAAATATCTGcagccctcctctctctctctctctctctccgtcttgACTCTTCcattcccctccctctctctctcgccaTCACTCGGATGGCCGCGGCTTCTTGCCCACCCGCGCGGCGCGACagcgcccccccccccacccGGCCGACGAGCTCTAGACCTGCGACTCGTAGTGCTGCACTTGTTCTCCTCTCCAAATCTGACTTTTTTCCTTTTGCTGTGATTTTCGGAGCTATTTTAGGGGATTTTTCGTTTCGTCGATTTGAGACCAAATATGTTCGTTCTTTTTGCATTGATTCGTGCTATGACATGATTTGAAGCTATCCTAAGAGTTAATTTGATTGAATCGACTCGAGCATGGAGAAATCAACGATTTTCGTTTTGGGGGACTTTTACGTGTTCTTGGCTTGATCTGAAATTTCTTGGAGATTGGGTAGAAATTGGGCAATGATCTCTTGGAGTATCCGCACTAACCCACTTGTGATGGCCTATGCAAAGTTAGGGATCGAATCCTTTTGATTTGGTTTGGTTTTCGTCGAGTTTGGTTTTCGTCGAATCCTATGGTCGGCTGTTTTTCTGTTCGTGCAGTTGGTTCTCTGTTCATCGTTCTGCTGTTCTTCGATGCGGGTCGCGGGGAGGCAACACTACGAGCGCCGAGCGCTCTAGTGCTGTTCGTGCACTTCTTCCAGTTTCTCCCATTTTGGTTTGCCCAGCCCCTCTCTTTCCTGCCGCCCCTCGACATCCCCGGAAGGTCAAATCCTTCGCCCCTAAGCTTTTTTATTCTGATCGTGCGTTTGGTTCTGGAATCGCTGCCTGCTGCTACACATTCTCCTCGCATTGATTCTGAAGGAGGCTCCGTGCCATGGAATTGCTCTGCTCGCTTTctttcaaaaaagaaaaataaagaattGGTCTGCTCGCTTTCGGTTTGTGTGATTGATGTTCCTCTGGTGCTTTAGCCGATTGAGATTCAGCGTGGATGCATCTGCAGGTTCAGGTTCATGGAGAGATGGAGCCTAGGCGCCAGCATGGTGGCTCTCCTACTCTTGCTGTCTGCTGCTTCTCATGGAAGAGGTAGTTCCGTGCAATTCTCTTATGCTTGTTGGGTTGCTGTTGTATATAAATTGGCATCAAAATGATTTCGACAGCAAGCTAGCTTTAATAGTCCGTAACAAACAAGATAATTATCTTATTTTCATCGATTGTGCTATGAGTGGAATAAGCATGTCATTGCATTTGCAAACATCTCAAATGTTGTAGTTTTACATAGGGCCATAGACAAAAGGGACACCTACCAACTATCTGATGGAATTGCCAGGTAGTGGTTGTCCCTAGTTTTTTTGGCAGATTTTGTTTTCCACTGATTATTCACAATTTCCAAGTCCTTCCACCTTTTGTGTCAAAGGTTAATCTCATGATTCTCTGTTGTCTCTAGGTGTATATGACAGATTTAACTGCGATGTTTACGTGGACATGCTCAAGATGCaatgacttgactcaagtaagagACTATCAAGTTTGTTGATGTGGAGAACTGCTTGCAGGTACCTGTCCCTCCACATTTTGAATTAAGTTCTTATAACTTTTCTATGAAATTGTATGTCTCTGTGCTATCaaacccatcaagcttttcaagACATACCCTTTCCTTTACCTACCGTTCTTTGGATGAATAATGTAACAGGCATTTGTTGGTGTAGCTCATAATCTGAATTCGATAATTGTTGCAATCAGGGGAACTCAAGAGAATAGGTACTGAGCTATTTGCTATTGCTTCCACTGTTCTTTGTTTAAACAAAGTTTACTTTGTGTTTACTGTTTCCAATTCAGTTGTGATTTATGCTTAGATTTGATTAACCAGTGTACAGAATTGGATAAAAGACTTGATATGGAAGCAACTTGATCTAAGTTATCCAAACATGCCAAATGCGAAGGTTAATGCCAATGAAGTTTCTATTGTATTCTCttctaaaagaaaaagaaactgaAAGTGTAATTTGTCAATGTGCAAGTTCTTGAAAAGTGCACCACTCTCTAAGTATTACTATCTGCAATCCAGTTATTTGGTCTTAGCACCTCATTTCTAAGAACTGTAACCACTTTACGGATGATCTTAGCACTAGATTAACAGGAAAACCAATTCCTGGTTGGGTCAATCGACTTGCAAGGCTAGGTAATAAAATATGTGCTCCTCTATATATTGTCTTCGAAAGTTTCTGGTGATTTATTACAGCCAAGAAGTATACAACATTAGCAGTTCAATCATTCTCCAGCTCTCCAAGCATGCAATACATTTTTTACTAGTCTTGTCTAGTTCAAACATGTGCTCCTCTATATATTGTCTTTGAAAGGAATATTGTGAAACTCATACATGATCAGTTGTGATCAATGATAACTAGTTATCCTTGCCACATGCAATACATTTCTTACTAGTCTTGTCCAGATTATAGGCAAATACCGACCAGAGTTTTTCCTCATGGGGCATGTATGGCCCCATTATGAAAGTGAAAAACATCAGAAGCATAAGCCTTAATATTTGATGTCAATATCTCCCATTATTTGAATTGCATTTTTGGATGTAACAGAGTCACTGACAAATGAAACACATGGATCTATTAGGTTGGTTTGTAACTTCGTATCAAAACATATACTTTTTTTGTTGAAAAAGAACA
This DNA window, taken from Miscanthus floridulus cultivar M001 chromosome 13, ASM1932011v1, whole genome shotgun sequence, encodes the following:
- the LOC136499603 gene encoding protein NETWORKED 1B-like, encoding MKLKELKESSEALQNQNSMLQSEKRTLVHQVEGITVTLLNLERQYKELGRRHSDLQKEKDLVLDEVIKIQEQIRLERKEHEDCTHSSNTRFDALQKKISLLLEEGRNREVQLGEEELKIVKAQIEIFVLQQCLNDMVEVNSEIAAQLQKNKEICKVQEGKMYSLSQHNQKLTEGIDSVVRVLHLDQKYESLDQMKLEIIVQLILNEMLLGHCSAFVGVAHNLNSIIVAIRGTQENSCDLCLDLINQCTELDKRLDMEAT